From Scophthalmus maximus strain ysfricsl-2021 chromosome 14, ASM2237912v1, whole genome shotgun sequence, one genomic window encodes:
- the LOC118283018 gene encoding pro-resilin-like, with the protein MASALMARVWIVLFILAQFNYAESLRRAPGLPADMGEFHGGGEKPLKIFSTPKDQPCPDDNDGRPVDDNDGRPDHHDGRPDDHHHGHHHGRPDHNDGRPDDNDGRPVDHHGRPDDHHGHHHGRPDHNDGCPDHYCPDNDGRPDHNDGRPDHNDGRPVDDHGRPVDHHHHHHRPVGHHHGRPDHNDGCPDHYCPDNDHYGRPDHNNSCPDDNGGRPVDDNDGCPVDHHGRPDDNDGCPDDNDGCPDHYCPDNNHYGRPDNNHYGRPDHNNGCPDHNNGRPDLNGGRPDHNGGRPDHNGGRPDDNGGRPDDDHDRPVDDHGRPDDHHGRPDDHHGRPDDHHGHHHGRPDHNDGCPYHYCPDNDHYGRPDHNDSCPDDNCPDNDHYGRPDHYGRPDHNDSCPDHNDSHPVGDNDGHPVDDNDGRPVAHHGRPVDDNDGCPDHYCPDNNHYGRPDHNNGRPDHNNGCPDHNNGCPDDNEGRPDHNDSCPDDNDSRPVDDNDGHPVAHHGRPDDNDGCPDHYCPDNNHYGRPDHNNGCPDDNDGCPDDNDGRPVDDNDGLPVDHYGRPDDNDGRPDCLHHDRTLGKRAEGGGALYEDGYGADGLGGGGYLNPMVNNKPWPHCIKHKWLRQS; encoded by the exons ATGGCTTCTGCACTGATGGCTCGGGTTTGGATCGTCCTCTTCATCCTAGCCCAGTTTAACTACGCGGAGAGCCTCCGGCGCGCGCCTGGACTTCCGGCCGACATGGGCGAGTTTCACGGCGGCGGCGAGAAGCCGCTCAAG attttttCAACACCAAAGGACCAGCC CTGCCCCGACGACAACGACGGCCGCCCCGTCGACGACAACGACGGCCGCCCCGACCACCACGACGGCCGCCCCGACGACCACCACCACGGCCACCACCACGGCCGTCCCGACCACAACGACGGCCGCCCCGACGACAACGACGGCCGCCCCGTCGACCACCACGGCCGCCCCGACGACCACCACGGCCACCACCACGGCCGCCCCGACCACAACGACGGCTGCCCTGACCACTACTGCCCCGACAACGACGGCCGCCCCGACCACAACGACGGCCGCCCCGACCACAACGACGGCCGCCCCGTCGACGACCACGGCCGCCCCgtcgaccaccaccaccaccaccaccgccccgTCGGCCACCACCACGGCCGCCCCGACCACAACGACGGCTGCCCTGACCACTACTGCCCCGACAACGACCACTACGGCCGCCCCGACCACAACAACAGCTGCCCCGACGACAACGGCGGCCGCCCCGTCGACGACAACGACGGCTGCCCCGTCGACCACCACGGCCGCCCCGACGACAACGACGGCTGCCCTGACGACAACGACGGCTGCCCTGACCactactgccccgacaacaaccaCTACGGCCGCCCCGACAACAACCACTACGGCCGCCCCGACCACAACAACGGCTGCCCCGACCACAACAACGGCCGCCCCGACCTCAACGGCGGCCGCCCCGACCACAACGGCGGCCGCCCCGACCACAACGGCGGCCGCCCCGACGACAACGGCGGCCGCCCCGACGACGACCACGACCGCCCCGTCGACGACCACGGCCGCCCCGACGACCACCACGGCCGCCCCGACGACCACCACGGCCGCCCCGACGACCACCATGGCCACCACCACGGCCGCCCCGACCACAACGACGGCTGCCCTTACCACTACTGCCCCGACAACGACCACTACGGCCGCCCCGACCACAACGACAGCTGCCCCGACGACAACTGCCCCGACAACGACCACTACGGCCGCCCCGACCACTACGGCCGCCCCGACCACAACGACAGCTGCCCCGACCACAACGACAGCCACCCCGTCGGCGACAACGACGGCCACCCCGTCGACGACAACGACGGCCGCCCCGTCGCCCACCACGGCCGCCCCGTCGACGACAACGACGGCTGCCCTGACCactactgccccgacaacaaccaCTACGGCCGCCCCGACCACAACAACGGCCGCCCCGACCACAACAACGGCTGCCCCGACCACAACAACGGCTGCCCCGACGACAACGAAGGCCGCCCCGACCACAACGACAGCTGCCCCGACGACAACGACAGTCGCCCCGTCGACGACAACGACGGCCACCCCGTCGCCCACCACGGCCGCCCCGACGACAACGACGGCTGCCCTGACCactactgccccgacaacaaccaCTACGGCCGCCCCGACCACAACAACGGCTGCCCCGACGACAACGACGGCTGCCCCGACGACAACGACGGCCGCCCCGTCGACGACAACGACGGCCTCCCTGTCGACCACTACGGCCGCCCCGACGACAACGACGGCCGCCCCgactgcctccaccacgaccgca